Sequence from the Aquimarina sp. Aq107 genome:
GTGTTTTTTCTTACTGGTTTAAGGAGCCAGAAAACAATAAGAAAAGTAAATAATAAAAACTATAAAACTACTGATGAAAAAGCACAACTTTAGCGCAGGACCTTGTATTTTACCACAAGAAGTATTCAAAGAAGCATCCCAGGCTGTATTAGACTTTAACGACTCTGGGTTATCCATTTTGGAGATTTCACATCGTAGCAAAGATTTTGTAGACGTAATGGAAGAAGCCCGTAGTTTGGCTTTAGAATTATTAGGATTAGAAGGTAAAGGCTATAAAGTACTTTTTCTTCAAGGTGGAGCGAGTACACAATTCTTAATGGCTGCTTATAATTTATTACAGAATAAAGCAGGATATATCAATACAGGTAGCTGGAGTGATAAAGCCATTAAAGAAGCTAAAATTTTTGGGGAAGTGATTGAAGTTGCATCTTCTAAAGATGCTAATTATAATTATATCCCTAAAGGGTATAAAGTACCAGAAGGTTTGGATTATTTACACTGCACAAGTAACAACACAATATTTGGTACACAGATAAAGGATTTCCCAACTACCGATGCACCGCTTATATGTGATATGAGTAGTGATATTTTCTCAAGACAATTGGATTTTTCTAAGTTTAGTCTAATTTATGCTGGAGCTCAAAAAAACATGGGGCCTGCAGGAACTACGTTGGTTGTTATTAAAGAAGATATTCTTGGCAAAATAGAAAGACAAATCCCATCAATGTTAGACTACAGTGTACATATTAGTAAAAGCAGTATGTTTAATACGCCTCCTGTTTTCCCTGTATATACATCTATGCTTACACTTAGATGGCTAAAAAAACTTGGTGGAATAGCTGCCATTGAAGAAGAAAACGAGAAAAAAGCAAAACTTATCTATTCTGAAATAGAATTAAATCCATTATTTAAAGGATTTGCCGAAAAAGAAGATAGATCGACAATGAATGCAACCTTTTCTTTAGTAGATGAAGATTTAAAAGAAACTTTTGACGCTATGTGGAAAGAAGCTGGCATCAATGGTGTTAATGGGCACAGAAGTGTCGGAGGATATAGAGCAAGTATGTACAATGCGATGAGTATAGAAAGTGTTGCTGCACTTGTAGATGTAATGAGTGATTTAGAAAGAAAAGCGTAACCAACTTACAACAAATCAAAAGCTTACTATTCTAGAATAAGAACAAAAAATTAAAAAATCAAACCTTTAAAATGAAAGTATTAGCAAACGATGGAGTATCACAAAGTGGTATAGATACCCTAGAAAAAGCTGGATTCGAAGTGCAAACCACCACAGTAGCACAGGATCAATTAGTAAATTATATTAACGACAATGAAATCAATGTATTATTAGTACGAAGTGCTACTAAAGTAAGAACTGATATCATTGATAATTGTAGCTCCTTAAAAATCATTGGTCGTGGTGGTGTTGGTATGGATAATATTGATGTTACTTACGCAAGAGAAAAAGGATTACACGTAATCAATACACCTGCCGCTTCTTCTGGATCTGTAGCTGAACTAGTATTTGCACATTTATATGGTAGTGTTCGTTTTTTACACGATGCCAATAGAAATATGCCCTTAGAAGGAGACAGTAAATTCAAAAACCTTAAAAAAGCATATGCTGGAGGTACAGAATTGAGAGGAAAAACACTTGGTGTTATTGGTATTGGTCGTATTGGACAAGCAACAGCAAAAATAGCAATCGGAGTTGGTATGAATGTGGCAGCATTTGACCCTTTTATTGAAGAAGTAGATATTCCGGTTGAATTTTTTGATGGACAATCCTTAAGCTTTAAAATAAAAACTGTTTCGAAAGAAGAAGTTCTGAAACAAGCGGATTTCTTTACATTACACGTTCCTGCACAGAAAGAATATGTGATTGGTAAACCAGAAATTGATCAAATGAAGGATGGAGCTGGATTAATCAATGCTGCCCGAGGTGGTGTTATTGATGAAGTAGCATTAGTAGAAGCGCTAGAAAGTGGTAAACTAAGTTTTGCTGGACTTGATGTTTTCGAAAATGAACCAAATCCTGCTATCAAAGTATTAATGAATAACAAGATCTCGCTAACACCTCACATTGGTGCTGCGACAGGAGAAGCACAAGACAGAATTGGGCAAGAACTTGCTGATCAAATTATTTCTATACTTAAGTAATTATAGAAAGAGATTAAAAGATTATCGGAAAACACCTTTTACAAATATTCGTAAAAGGTGTTTTTTTATTTACCTTATATCGATAAAATTATCATTTCATCCGGTTTTCTCATAAAATAAGATGAATCAATTCTATAATCTTACCTATAAAAAATGTAAATTTAGATCACATAATAAAAAAATATAAATCATGTCTGGAATTTTAGATCTTTTAAATAGCCCAATGGGGCAACAAATCATTAGTGGAGTAAGTAGTCAAACAGGACAATCCGCGGATAAAACTGGAAATTTACTAAGTATGGCTATGCCAGTACTTATGGGAGCAATGCAAAAAAATGCCTCTACACCTGAAGGAGCTTCGGGATTATTAGGAGCATTATCCGGAAAACATTCTGGTGGTGGAATCTTAGATAATCTTGGTGGTTTGTTTGAAGGTGGAGTTGAAGACAATGTTACTAATGATGGAGCTGGAATTCTGGGACATATTTTAGGAGGGAAACAACCAGCTGTAGAAAATGCATTAAGTCAAAAATCTGGAATGGATGCTGGTTCAGTAAGTCAAATCCTTAAAGTAGCTGCACCTATTCTAATGGGAGTTTTAGGTAAGCAAGCTTCTCAAAGTAACGTCTCTGATGCTAATGGACTATCTAGTATGCTTGGAGGAATGCTTGGAGGTGGTCAGGGATCTAAACAACAATCTCTTATCGAATCATTTCTGGATGCTGATGGTGACGGAAGTATTCTAGATGATGTTGCAGGTATGGTTCTTGGAGGCGGTCAGAAAAAAGGCGGTATTGGAGGATTACTTGGTGGACTTTTTGGAAAATAAAATCAAAAAATAATTTTAATAATTTAAAAAGAGTCTTGATATAAACATCAAGACTCTTTTTTTATATGTTATTATATATAATTACATTCCTAAAAACATTACAAAACGTTAAAACTAAAAAAATATTGATCAACTTTTTGTAACTTAAACATATGGTAACAAAACAGTTTTTTTTTATACTTACTCTGGTGCTATTCATTTACAGTTGTGGCACAACTAAAGATCGAAAACTAGACACAACATCTACGACCGATACCTCGGATACATTAAGAATTGCTAATGACGATCTAGAGTATGAAATCCTTATCATAGAACCTGGATTTAATAACTGGCTAGTAACACAAAGACCTAGAGGCTATTACAATCAACAGTTTTTAGAAATAAGAAATCGTCAATATGTTATAGAATACAATCAAAGAGTAGTCCAACCACAACGTTTCGATCCTGATTTATATATTCAACAAATTAACTATGATCAGCACACTGATTATGGATACGAAGTGAATTATTTACTATATAATTATTTCTTGTTTTTTGAAAAACAATACAACCAACGTTTTTTCGTAAGTAGAGGATAAAGATTTTGACGTGGAAAGTTAATATTGTATTTTTGTTCAATGCAAAAATTCAAAGATCGTTGGGAAATCCAAGCTAATTGGCAACTTCTTTTCCCTCTATTAGGACTAATAGGTTTATTGATTTCTTCTTTTTTATTAAGCAAAAGACTTATCTCTGGAATTTTTAAATTATCAGAAAATCATGAAGCATATATTCTTGCATTATCATTAATCACTTTATTCCTTTTTATTCCTTTATTAGGACTAACTTTAAAGATATTTAATGCATTAGAAAAAAAATGGAATATAAACTATAGGTGGGAATTGATAGCTATATTCATTGCTTTTGCTATTACAGGATCTACGGCTGCAAGAGTTTCTGACCCATTACTAACATTAATTGGTTTAAGTAAAGAAACAACTAATGGATGGATTTATTGGCCACTTAGAATATTTTTGATATTCCCTATATATCAAGTTATATTGTTAATTGTAGGATGGCTTTTTGGCCAATTTAAATTTTTCTGGTGGTTTGAGAAAAAAATGCTCCGCAGAATGGGTTTTGCTAGGTTTCTTGACTAATAGTGTTTTTAAAAATGTATTAGATAAAGGAAGTAGCACTGCTTATTATTGAACTATCTCTACTTCAATAGTTTTAGCATCTTTATCAAAAACTTCTTCTTTATTAATTACAAAGGTATATAACCACATAATCGTAAAAGATGGAATAATATCGGTTCCTGGTATAATCTCTTCTATAAATGTTATTATTGAAGCTATTTTCCCTTTTTTTCCCGGATACATATCTAACATTTTTTTTGCCGCATATGGCGCCCAAATAATGTCTAAAAAAGGTCCAACAACAGGAATAACCATCGAGGCCATACCTATCAAATCATAAACAATACCTTTCTTTAGTAATTTATACTTGTTTTTTTTCATAAGTTTCTATTTACTAAAGATATAACAAAAAAAATGCCAAAAAATTGTTATGCCAAATCTGCAGTTATCAACCTTAGAAACTCAGTTCTCGTTTCTATCTTTTCGAATTGACCTCTAAACCCAGAAGTAGTAGTTACAGAATTTTGTTTTTGTACACCACGCATCATCATGCACATATGCGACGCCTCTATAACAACAGCAACACCTTGTGGTTTTAAAGTATTATTAATACATTCCAAGATATCATGAGTTAATCGTTC
This genomic interval carries:
- the serC gene encoding 3-phosphoserine/phosphohydroxythreonine transaminase, encoding MKKHNFSAGPCILPQEVFKEASQAVLDFNDSGLSILEISHRSKDFVDVMEEARSLALELLGLEGKGYKVLFLQGGASTQFLMAAYNLLQNKAGYINTGSWSDKAIKEAKIFGEVIEVASSKDANYNYIPKGYKVPEGLDYLHCTSNNTIFGTQIKDFPTTDAPLICDMSSDIFSRQLDFSKFSLIYAGAQKNMGPAGTTLVVIKEDILGKIERQIPSMLDYSVHISKSSMFNTPPVFPVYTSMLTLRWLKKLGGIAAIEEENEKKAKLIYSEIELNPLFKGFAEKEDRSTMNATFSLVDEDLKETFDAMWKEAGINGVNGHRSVGGYRASMYNAMSIESVAALVDVMSDLERKA
- a CDS encoding D-2-hydroxyacid dehydrogenase, encoding MKVLANDGVSQSGIDTLEKAGFEVQTTTVAQDQLVNYINDNEINVLLVRSATKVRTDIIDNCSSLKIIGRGGVGMDNIDVTYAREKGLHVINTPAASSGSVAELVFAHLYGSVRFLHDANRNMPLEGDSKFKNLKKAYAGGTELRGKTLGVIGIGRIGQATAKIAIGVGMNVAAFDPFIEEVDIPVEFFDGQSLSFKIKTVSKEEVLKQADFFTLHVPAQKEYVIGKPEIDQMKDGAGLINAARGGVIDEVALVEALESGKLSFAGLDVFENEPNPAIKVLMNNKISLTPHIGAATGEAQDRIGQELADQIISILK
- a CDS encoding DUF937 domain-containing protein, which gives rise to MSGILDLLNSPMGQQIISGVSSQTGQSADKTGNLLSMAMPVLMGAMQKNASTPEGASGLLGALSGKHSGGGILDNLGGLFEGGVEDNVTNDGAGILGHILGGKQPAVENALSQKSGMDAGSVSQILKVAAPILMGVLGKQASQSNVSDANGLSSMLGGMLGGGQGSKQQSLIESFLDADGDGSILDDVAGMVLGGGQKKGGIGGLLGGLFGK
- a CDS encoding DUF6146 family protein — encoded protein: MVTKQFFFILTLVLFIYSCGTTKDRKLDTTSTTDTSDTLRIANDDLEYEILIIEPGFNNWLVTQRPRGYYNQQFLEIRNRQYVIEYNQRVVQPQRFDPDLYIQQINYDQHTDYGYEVNYLLYNYFLFFEKQYNQRFFVSRG
- a CDS encoding DUF6787 family protein, which gives rise to MQKFKDRWEIQANWQLLFPLLGLIGLLISSFLLSKRLISGIFKLSENHEAYILALSLITLFLFIPLLGLTLKIFNALEKKWNINYRWELIAIFIAFAITGSTAARVSDPLLTLIGLSKETTNGWIYWPLRIFLIFPIYQVILLIVGWLFGQFKFFWWFEKKMLRRMGFARFLD